In Balaenoptera acutorostrata chromosome 3, mBalAcu1.1, whole genome shotgun sequence, the genomic stretch atataagtgatatcatatggtatttgtctttctatttctgacttacttcgcttagtatgataatctctcggtccatccatgttgctgcaaatggcattattccattctttcttatggccaagtaatataccattgtatgtatataccacatctaccttatccattcatctgtcgatggacatttaggttctttccatgtcttggctattgtaaatagtgctgcaatgaacataggggtgcatgtatctttttgaattacagttttctctggatatatgcccaagagtggaattgctggatcacatggcaactctatttttagttttttgaggaaccgccatactgtttttcatagtggctgcaccaatttacattcccaccaacagtgtaagagggttcccttctgtccacaccctctccagcatttattatttgtagactttttttttttttaataagtttatttatttattttggctgtgttgggtcttcgtttctgtgcgagggctctctccagctgcggcgagcgggggccactccccattgcgatgcacgggcctctcaccgtcgcggcccctcccactgcggagcacaggctccagacgcgcaggcccagcagccgtggcccatgggcccagccgctccacggcatgtgggatcttcccggaccggggcatgaacccgtgtcctgtgcattggcaggcggattcccaaccactgcgccaccagggaagcccacatttgtagactttttaatgattgccattctgaccagtgtgaggtgatacctcattgtagttttcatttgcatctctctaataattagcaatgatgagcatattttcacgtgcctattggtcatctgtgtcttctttggagaaatgtctattcaggtcttctgcccatatttctactgggttgtttttgtttttttttttttttgctattgaattgtatgagctgtttgtatatttttgaaattaagcccttatcagtcgcatcatttgcaaatattttctcccagtccataggttgtcttttcgttttgtttatggtttcctttgttgtgccaTAGCTTGTAAGCttgactaggtcccatttgtttatttttgcttttatttctattgccttgggagactgacttaagaaaacatttgtgcgatttatgtcagagaatgttttgcctatgttctcttctaggagttttatggtgtcttgtcttatatttaagtctttaagccattttgagtttatttttgtgtatggtgaaagagtgtgttctaatgtcattggtttatatgtagctgtccaactttccctaCACCACTTactggagagactgtcttttccccattgcctcctttgttaaagattaattgtccataggtctgtgggtttatttctgggctctcttttctgttccatttatctgtatgtctgtttttgtgccaataccatgctattttgattactgtagctttgtagtattgtctgaagtctggaagggtgatgcttcctgctttgttctttttcctcagggttgctttggcaattctgggtcttttatgggtttgtataaattttaggattattttgttctagttctgtaaaaaatgtcactggtaatttgatagggatcacattgaatctgtagattgctttgggtagtatggccattttaacaatactaattcattttaacaatactaattctttttttttttgtttttactgttgactttttaattaatttttattggagtatagttgctttaacaatattaattcttgagtggagtgaaatatttaaagtgttgagagaaaaaaatctccagTCTAGAACTCTGGGtcctgcaaaattatccttcagaaatgaaggagaaataaagactttttcagagaaactaaaattaagggaatttgttgccaatagacctgccttacaagaaatgttaaaagaagtttttTTAGAGAATAGGTAAACAATATAGTTCAGAAATATGAATTTACATAAAGAAAGGGAGAGCATTGAAGGAGAAGtaagtgaagataaaataaaaacttatttttcttgttctgaattgatctaaacataattatttgttcaaaataatagcaacaatgtatttgaatatatatctatatatatgcttatgtatgtttatacataagtgaaatgaatgatggCAATGATACAAGGGATGCGAGGGAGAAATTAGGATCCTTTCATTATTATAAGGTACTCATACTACCTGCGAAGCAGTAAAATGCTATTGAAAATGGACTTGTAAATGTGTATTACAAACTCTAGGggtaccaccaaaaaaaaaaagttttaaaaaagaagtataactaatatgctaagaaaggagagaaaatggaatcatacgaaatgctcaattaaaactacaagaggcagaaaaagagtggaagacaaaaataggaacaataaACAAggacaataaatagaaaatagtaaaaatatgGTAGACAGTAATCCAACTGTATCAATGATCACTTTGAACGTCAGTGGTCTAAATGCATCAATTAAAAGATAGATTGTCAGAGTgcatcaaaaaacaagacccaactagatgttgtctataagaaacccagtttaaatataaagacacatatagacttttttttaataaatttattttatttatttatttttggctgtgttgggtcttcggttgctgcgcgcgggctttctctagttgcggcgagcgggagctactcttctttgtggtgcacaggcttctcattgcggtggcttctcttgtcgtggagtgtgggctctaggcacatgggcttcagtagttgtggctcatgggctctagagtgcaggatcagtagctgtggtgcacaggcttagttgctccatgacatgtgggatcttcccggaccagggctcaaacccgtgtcccctgcattggcaggcagattcttaaccactgcgccaccagagaagtccctaaagacacatatagatttaaagtaaatggatggaggaaaatataccatgctaacaataatcaaaagaaagcaagaatagccatattaatttcagacagatcAGACTTCAGAGAAAGGAAAGTTATTTGGGATAaaaagggcactacataatgataaagagatcaattctccaagaagacagtACCAAgttctggcaaggatgtggagaaacagaaactctgattcattgctggtgggaatgcaaaatggtacagctactttggaagacagtttggcagtttcttacaaaactaaaatattctttttttttttttttacatgttttatcattttattaggAATAATTCCAGATGGGTTACGAATAAAACTTATTCATTGAGTTTGATGAGTTTTCCAAAAACTCTTAATGAAGACATGTTCaccaataaacaataaaacatcaGCAGAACTATCATATACTGGGCAAAGAGTCAGGCTGATACCAAAAGCAACATGcaacataaaaaatatacaatataaaggAAGACAATCTGCTGAGTATTAAAAATCATCTCAATATGAACTCTTTGCAACTAGCACAGCACTAATTAGCTATTAAATCCAAACCACACCAAGGTAAGCTTGGCTGATAGAAGCCAGGAATCAATAATGGGGGGAAATATAAGCTCCTCAGTGCAAAAGAACTGAATAGTGTTTTGGAGCATTTCCCTGGCTGGTACAAGCagtattaaaaaatctttttgaaaaaaaaaagtctttttggcaagggagaaaaataaatacaaatggaatgctacattttttaaatcagcagaTTGTCCCAGGAATGATAAAGGTATCAGTAAAGTAGCAAGGGGAtaactttaaaacattatttgttgTGGGCTCAAAAAAACATTCAAAATGGATTTATTTAAAGGTGTCACATTAGCTACGTCCAGGAATTTAGGCTTaaggaaagtaaaattaaaagaggacacttttttttcccaagtTAAGAGAATCTCTTTAAAACCAAGCCTATTGCTAAATGGCAACATTCTACTTGGTAAACAATAATTGGCAACAAAATAAGTTTAAACGCTGTAATATTCTGCCCAAACCAGTCCCAGATACTGTTTAATAACCAAGATGCAAACTAATTTTGTTGTAACAAGCCTAGACCAATTCCATCAAACATGTCCTTGGTTAGATATCCAGTTTCATTTAACGTTCTGAAACCTCATTTGACAGCCAGTCAAGTCCCTCATACAGACCGGTTCCTTGTGTAGCACAAGTGGCTTGAACATACCATGTTCTGTTACGAAGAGACTGAGGACCTAATTTACCTGTCATTTCACTAATGGCCATAGCATTCGGCAAATCCTGTTTGTTTGCAAAAAGCAGAAACATGGCATCTTGCAGCTCATCCTCCTGAAGCATTTTCTGCagctcttcttctccttcctgaaTTCTTTCACGATCATTGCTATCTACCACAAAAATAAGACCCTGGGTATTTTGGAAGTAATGCCTCCAGAGAGGCCTAATTTTATCTTGACCACCAACATCACATACTGTGAAACAATTGTTCTTATATTCTACTGTTTCCACATTAAAACCAATGGTAGGAATGGTGGTGACTATCTCTCCTAACTTCAGTTTATACAGAATGGTCGTCTTGCCAGCAGCATCCAATCCAGCCATCAAAATGCGCATCTGCTTCTTGCTGAAGAGacgggagaaga encodes the following:
- the LOC130707651 gene encoding ADP-ribosylation factor 4-like, with the translated sequence MGFTISSLFSRLFSKKQMRILMAGLDAAGKTTILYKLKLGEIVTTIPTIGFNVETVEYKNNCFTVCDVGGQDKIRPLWRHYFQNTQGLIFVVDSNDRERIQEGEEELQKMLQEDELQDAMFLLFANKQDLPNAMAISEMTGKLGPQSLRNRTWYVQATCATQGTGLYEGLDWLSNEVSER